The sequence TTCTACGCGACCATCCACCCCGACGATCTCCCGAAGGTCCAGGAAGCCGTGGAGACGGCGATCGCGGAGCACGGCTCGTACCTGTCGGAGTACCGGGTGGTGCGCCCGGACGGGTCCCAGGCGTGGATCCAGGGGATCGGGCGGATCGTGGCGAACACGGGCGGCCGGTCCGCCCGGGTGATCGGCCTCGTCGTCGACGTGACCTGGCGGCGCGCGATGGTCGACATCCTGCAGCGCGCGATCCTGCCGCAGACCCTGCCGCAGGTGTTCGGCATCGACCTGGCCGCCCACTACCTGCCAGCCGTCCGCGATGCCGGGATCGGCGGCGACTGGTACGACGCCAACGTCCTCCCGGACGGCGCGGTCCTGCTGGTGGTCGGCGACGTCGCCGGCCACGGCCTCCCCGCGGTCGCCGCGATGGCCGAGCTACGCCACGCCGCCCGTGCCTACGCGCTGGCGGGCTACTCGCCGGCGGGCATCACCACCCAGCTGTCGGCGAACCTCGCGCCCGACCCGGACGCCACCACGGCGACCGCGGTCGTCACCCACCTGGACCCGGCCACCCGCCGGCTCACCTGGTCCTGCGCCGGGCACCCGCCGCCGCTGCTGGTGACCGGCTCGGACGTCCACTACCTCGACGACGTCCACGGCCCCCTGCTCGGCGTCGACCCGACGCTCTCCTACGGGCAGACCGCGCTGAGCGTGCCGCCCGGCGCCCGACTCCTGCTCTACACCGACGGGCTGGTCGAGCGACGGGATGCCTCCCTCACCGACAGGCTGGACCTCCTCGCCGACGTCGCCGCCGACCACTCTCGGCTGGGCCTCGGCGATCTCTGTGACGGCATCCTGGCCGAGGTCGCCGGCGACGCGGACCGGGAGGACGACGTCTGTCTCCTCGCCGTCCAGGCGCCCTGAAGGCGACCGAGATCACGCAATGTGGTCGATCTGTTACTAGAGCGTCGTCGGCCGCGCGGCCGCGATGGTAGGCCGGCCGGCGGCCGGGGCCGCCGCGACCGTCGGTACCGCCGGCCGCCCCGGCCCGGAGCGGGTCACGGTGCCGCTGCCGGCCGGCCTCGCCGCCTTCCCGGTCGACCCGCCGGCCCGCGCGACCGTGGTCTGCGGCCCGGTGCCGCCGAGGTCTCTCCGGATCCCCGTCAGGTCTTGAAACCTGAGGACATCCTCATCTATCGTCCCTGGCGGGGAGGAGGCGCTGTCTACAGGGAACAGTCGGGGCTGTTCGCCGGGCAGCCACCCATCCTGCGAGAACCCGGTTCTCGCATCTGCAAGGTGGCTGAGGGCCGCGGGTTGGCGTGCCGCCAGCGACCGTCCGCCTCGGGGCCGAGCGCGATACCAAACGACTTCCAGGGGGAAGAGCATGACTCCCGCCACCGTCGCCGGCCGGGTCGAGATCGACCTGTCGGTGTACAACCCGTTCGACGTCGAGTCGGTCAGGGACCCCTACCCGTCCGTCGAGCGGCTCCTGACGGACTATCCGGTCGCCTTCCACAAGGACCTCAACGCCTGGCTGGTGTCGCCGCACGACCTCGTGGCCGAGATCCTGCGCGACCCCCGTTACAGCACCCGGTTCGCCGACTGGAAGGACGCCCCGGCGCCCAAGGCCGAGGCGGAGTGGAACCTCTACGACAAGCTGCAGTCGCTGGCGCTGCCGGTGGTCGCGCCGGCCGAGCACATGCGGCTGCGCCGGCTGACAGCGCCGGCCTTCTCCCGGCGCGTGATGGACCGGATCGAGGCGAGGATCCGCGACGCCGTCATCGGGATCTTCGATGAGATCGAGAACCCGGCCGAGTTCAACGTCGCCACCGAGATCGCGGCGAAGGTGCCGATCCGCGCGATCGCCCGGATGGTCGGGGTGCCGCCGGAGGCCGAGACGCTCTTCGAGCACGGGCTCGGCTGGAACCTGGTCCGTGCCCAGAACCCGATGTACGCGGCGCAGGACCGCCAGCGGTACATCGAGGGGACGCTGCCCGGCCTGCGGTACCTGCTGGACATCGTCGCCGAGCGCCGCGCGGCCGCCACGACGGGGGCCGAGGACGACGCCGACGCCGACTTCATCGGCACCCTGCTCGCGACCGAGATCGACGGCGAGCGGCTGACCGACTGGGAGATCGTCACCCTGATCACCGCGTTGGTGACGGCCGGCGCCGACACCGCCGTCGACCTGCACACGACCGTGATCCGGGCCCTGCTCCTGCACCCGGACCAGCGCGCGATCCTGCGGGCCCGCCCCGAGCTGACGGAGGGCGCGATCCTGGAGGTGCTGCGCTGGTCCGGGCACGGGAAGTTCGGTGGCTTCCCCCGTTTCCCCCTGGAGGACATCGAGGTCGGCGGACAGCTGCTCGAAAAGGGCTCGTTCGTGATGCCCATGTTCGCCCCCGCCTGGCTGGACCCGGCGAAATGGCCCGAGCCGCGCCGGTTCGACGTGACCCGCAACCACGCCGGAAACATCATCTTCGGCGCCGGCCCGCACCTGTGCATCGGCCTGAACCTGGTGAAGGCCCAGGGCCGGCTGGTGATCGAGGAGTTCGAGCGCCGTTTCGGCGACCAGGCCGAGATCGTCGGGGACGTCGAGTACGACCCGACCCATTTCAACGCCCGCCGGATGACCAACCTGACGGTCCGGACGGCCGCGTGATGTCCGGCTCGCGCGACGCCACCCGGGAATGGCGGGTCGAGGTGGACCGCAACCGGTGCCTGGGCACCGGAGCGTGCGTCTACGCGGCGCCGTCGATCTTCGACCTGGTCGACGGTGTCGCGACGGTGATCGGGCCGGTCGACGGTACCGACGAGGCCCTGGCCGACATCGTCGCCGAATGCCCGACCGAGGCGCTGCGGCTCGTCCGGAGTGGCGACTGACGCCACGGGCGGCCGGTTCAACCAATGCGTAGCGCGGTGACCTGCTTTGTGGGTGAAGGCAGCCTGGCCGCGACATAACAGGTTTCCGTGACGTCGACCTGGGCGGCGCGGACAAGCCGGCCGACGCCGGTTCCGAGGAGAACGCCGTCGTTCGGCGCCCCCGGCGGTTCCGGTCGTTCAGCCGGTCCTTCTCAGGCTGCGAGCGCGCGTCATGCCTCGTGGTCTCGGCCCCACTGTTGCTAGGAGGCAGCACCATGCAACTGATCCGCCGTTCACACCTCGACAGGCGTCGGCACAGACGACTCGCGACGTTCTTAGGCGCGTTGTGCGTCCCGTTCCTGCTCGTCTTGGCGTCGCCGGGGGCCTCGGCGGCCGCGCCGGTGTCGCTGCCGGCCGACGAGGTGCCCCATCCGTCGTCACCCATGGAGTGGTGGTATTTCACCGGCCACCTCCAGGGCACTGACGCCTTCGGAGGGCACCACGAGTACGGGTTCGAAGAGACGATCATTCGCCTGGACGCGCTGGGCACCGCGCCGACGGCCACCGCCTACGACGGCCAGCTCGCGATCAGCGACATCACTCGGGGCACCTTCAAGCAGAACATGTCCATGTTCTCGCTCCAGCCCGACGTCATCCCGTCCGGCGGCGGCTTCAACAACACGGTCGGCACGATCCACATGGACGGCAAGAACGGGGTCAACCACCTCTCCGGTGGCTTCGCCGATCTCAGCTACTCGTCCATCAACCTCACGCTGAGCCAGTCCACGCCGACCGCCCTGCACGGCAATGCCGGCATCATCCCGTACGGTCCCTTCGGGCAGTCCGCCTACTATTCGCAGACGAACCTCAAGGCCAAGGGCACGCTGTTCGACCACGGCCTGCTGGTCAACGTGACCGGTATCGCCTGGCAGGACCACCAGTGGGGCCAGTTCGCCCCCGGCACCGGCGGCTGGGACTGGTACAGCATTCAGCTGTCGAACAACACG is a genomic window of Pseudofrankia inefficax containing:
- a CDS encoding SpoIIE family protein phosphatase gives rise to the protein MANRFEAMGPGTGWELAQAGDLARDDAEVGIWDRDVLGGRLTWDRRTAELHGVRLEDFGGTMDDFYATIHPDDLPKVQEAVETAIAEHGSYLSEYRVVRPDGSQAWIQGIGRIVANTGGRSARVIGLVVDVTWRRAMVDILQRAILPQTLPQVFGIDLAAHYLPAVRDAGIGGDWYDANVLPDGAVLLVVGDVAGHGLPAVAAMAELRHAARAYALAGYSPAGITTQLSANLAPDPDATTATAVVTHLDPATRRLTWSCAGHPPPLLVTGSDVHYLDDVHGPLLGVDPTLSYGQTALSVPPGARLLLYTDGLVERRDASLTDRLDLLADVAADHSRLGLGDLCDGILAEVAGDADREDDVCLLAVQAP
- a CDS encoding cytochrome P450, whose protein sequence is MTPATVAGRVEIDLSVYNPFDVESVRDPYPSVERLLTDYPVAFHKDLNAWLVSPHDLVAEILRDPRYSTRFADWKDAPAPKAEAEWNLYDKLQSLALPVVAPAEHMRLRRLTAPAFSRRVMDRIEARIRDAVIGIFDEIENPAEFNVATEIAAKVPIRAIARMVGVPPEAETLFEHGLGWNLVRAQNPMYAAQDRQRYIEGTLPGLRYLLDIVAERRAAATTGAEDDADADFIGTLLATEIDGERLTDWEIVTLITALVTAGADTAVDLHTTVIRALLLHPDQRAILRARPELTEGAILEVLRWSGHGKFGGFPRFPLEDIEVGGQLLEKGSFVMPMFAPAWLDPAKWPEPRRFDVTRNHAGNIIFGAGPHLCIGLNLVKAQGRLVIEEFERRFGDQAEIVGDVEYDPTHFNARRMTNLTVRTAA
- a CDS encoding ferredoxin, with product MSGSRDATREWRVEVDRNRCLGTGACVYAAPSIFDLVDGVATVIGPVDGTDEALADIVAECPTEALRLVRSGD
- a CDS encoding lipocalin family protein, producing the protein MQLIRRSHLDRRRHRRLATFLGALCVPFLLVLASPGASAAAPVSLPADEVPHPSSPMEWWYFTGHLQGTDAFGGHHEYGFEETIIRLDALGTAPTATAYDGQLAISDITRGTFKQNMSMFSLQPDVIPSGGGFNNTVGTIHMDGKNGVNHLSGGFADLSYSSINLTLSQSTPTALHGNAGIIPYGPFGQSAYYSQTNLKAKGTLFDHGLLVNVTGIAWQDHQWGQFAPGTGGWDWYSIQLSNNTQYMLYFIKDANQQIVQTVGTLVHADGSTTNLDPTAISETPLGTWTSPHTGHVFDQKWKVNLPGGSLTITPQLADQELYVPVVANSTTGSYWEGSSSVTGTIDGQAVTGQSYVELTPTFAMFTKGFIFDAIKQALGL